The following are from one region of the Streptomyces fradiae genome:
- a CDS encoding cation:proton antiporter, translating into MIALLVLLSLLFLWVLVSDRLARWSITAPIAFAAAGILLSGGDDPVVAIDMDTHTFQRGLELVLAVMLFTDATEARDYAPRLRGSVGMGRLLGIALPVSLVLAALTGALVFPGTSWWLLAVAALVVMPMDLAPVLMFLRDERIPLRVRAALNIEGGFNDGLISPLFVFCVANIVSAEGDTFTDLVLNALKGVVFATGVGSAIGYLASVAVRWSFEHRWAKPANFRFAALALPFLAYSASVLIDGNGFVAAFVAGLWYANTVLVVGGESLVLVEDVSHLLALSAWYAFGALTTAAFNGGHVPQLLAYAVLVLIVARFVPVVASLAGSDFTRPERAAIGWLGPRGVTSIVFAVLAYVQLPGEEADFILNVTAATVLLSVLVHGVTAEPLARWFARHPQPEGPAPEEPAPKGVA; encoded by the coding sequence GTGATTGCTCTGCTCGTCCTGTTGTCCCTGCTGTTCCTGTGGGTCCTGGTGTCCGACCGGTTGGCGCGCTGGAGCATCACCGCGCCGATCGCCTTCGCCGCCGCCGGCATCCTGCTCAGCGGCGGCGACGATCCGGTCGTCGCGATCGACATGGACACCCACACCTTCCAGCGGGGCCTCGAACTCGTCCTCGCGGTCATGCTGTTCACGGACGCCACCGAGGCCCGCGACTACGCGCCGCGGCTGCGCGGCTCGGTCGGCATGGGGCGGCTGCTCGGGATCGCGCTGCCCGTCTCCCTGGTCCTCGCCGCCCTCACCGGGGCCCTGGTCTTCCCCGGCACGAGCTGGTGGCTGCTCGCCGTCGCCGCGCTGGTCGTCATGCCGATGGACCTCGCCCCGGTCCTGATGTTCCTGCGCGACGAGCGCATCCCGCTGCGGGTGCGGGCCGCGCTCAACATCGAGGGCGGCTTCAACGACGGCCTGATCTCGCCGCTCTTCGTCTTCTGCGTCGCCAACATCGTCTCCGCCGAGGGCGACACCTTCACCGACCTGGTCCTCAACGCTCTCAAGGGAGTGGTCTTCGCGACGGGCGTCGGCAGTGCCATCGGCTATCTGGCCTCGGTGGCCGTCCGCTGGTCCTTCGAGCACCGCTGGGCCAAGCCCGCCAACTTCCGCTTCGCCGCGCTCGCCCTGCCGTTCCTCGCCTACTCGGCCTCCGTCCTGATCGACGGCAACGGCTTCGTCGCCGCCTTCGTCGCGGGCCTGTGGTACGCGAACACCGTGCTGGTCGTCGGCGGCGAGTCGCTCGTCCTGGTGGAGGACGTCAGCCATCTGCTCGCCCTGTCCGCCTGGTACGCGTTCGGCGCCCTCACCACCGCGGCCTTCAACGGCGGGCACGTCCCCCAGCTCCTCGCGTACGCCGTCCTCGTGCTCATCGTGGCCCGCTTCGTGCCGGTGGTCGCCTCGCTCGCCGGCTCCGACTTCACCCGCCCCGAGCGCGCCGCGATCGGCTGGCTCGGCCCGCGCGGCGTCACGTCGATCGTCTTCGCCGTCCTCGCCTACGTACAACTCCCCGGCGAAGAGGCGGACTTCATCCTCAACGTCACCGCCGCGACCGTGCTGCTCAGCGTGCTCGTGCACGGTGTGACGGCGGAACCCCTGGCCCGCTGGTTCGCCAGACACCCGCAGCCCGAAGGGCCGGCCCCGGAGGAACCGGCCCCGAAAGGCGTGGCCTAG
- a CDS encoding DUF4097 domain-containing protein codes for MPTYETPEPITAILEFDISHVRLAASKRTDTVVEVVPSNPSDDNDNRAAQQTKVTYANGTLTLKGPRKRSVFGKVGSVDVTIELPAGSQLQAHTSMGDVSGQGPLGESRVRSGLGDIRLDETGPAVLRTDHGDVRVDRVVGDADINGQGRIDLGEVTGEVTLKNGIGDTTIGTVAGELRAKVSMGRVTVGVAESSVDIRTSQGSIQVNEVARGRAELRTSLGSVEIGIRESSAAWLDVTAKVGVVRNFLDAAEGPGDAAETVEVHAGTNAGDIVIRRA; via the coding sequence ATGCCCACGTACGAGACTCCCGAGCCCATCACCGCGATCCTCGAGTTCGACATCAGCCACGTCCGACTGGCGGCGAGCAAGCGCACCGACACGGTCGTCGAGGTCGTGCCGAGCAACCCGTCCGACGACAACGACAACCGTGCGGCGCAGCAGACGAAGGTCACGTACGCCAACGGCACGCTGACCCTCAAGGGGCCCCGGAAGCGTTCGGTGTTCGGCAAGGTCGGCTCGGTCGACGTCACCATCGAGCTGCCGGCGGGTTCGCAGCTCCAGGCCCACACCTCCATGGGCGACGTCAGCGGCCAGGGGCCGCTCGGCGAGAGCCGGGTCAGGTCCGGCCTCGGCGACATCCGGCTCGACGAGACCGGCCCGGCGGTGCTGCGCACCGACCACGGCGACGTCCGCGTGGACCGGGTCGTCGGCGACGCCGACATCAACGGCCAGGGCCGGATCGACCTCGGCGAGGTGACGGGCGAGGTGACGCTCAAGAACGGCATCGGCGACACCACGATCGGCACGGTGGCCGGCGAGCTGCGGGCGAAGGTGTCCATGGGCCGGGTGACGGTCGGCGTCGCCGAGTCCTCGGTCGACATCCGCACCTCGCAGGGATCCATCCAGGTCAACGAGGTGGCCCGGGGCCGGGCCGAGCTCCGCACCTCGCTCGGCAGTGTGGAGATCGGCATCCGCGAATCCTCCGCGGCCTGGCTGGACGTCACCGCCAAGGTCGGCGTCGTCCGCAACTTCCTCGACGCCGCCGAGGGGCCCGGCGACGCCGCCGAGACCGTCGAGGTGCACGCCGGCACCAACGCCGGCGACATCGTGATCCGCCGCGCCTGA
- a CDS encoding SPFH domain-containing protein — MSPVLMSVVGIVVLVVLLALAVVTRYKVAGPSEAFIITGRRGKKTTDPETGRVFTDNSGQKVVVGGGVFVVPFVQQKFSLDLSSRHIPVAVRGAVTLRGVKANLEGVAIVKVGGTEDSIRAAAQRFLMQQNGIVGFTQEVLSGALRSIVGRMSVEDIIRDRAAFAGQVAEEAEASLSGQGLVLDAFQIQDITTEGSYLEDLGRPEAARAKQEADIAEAEARRAAEQARLKAEEEIAVAQRTLYLKQAEIKAQTDEAAAQANAAGPLAEAARQQDILTEQEKVATRQAALTDRQLDTEVRKPADAARYQAEQEAEAKRIGRVKQAEAERLAAIAAAQAEAERARLTGEGEKQRRQALAEAEAIEGAKRGEAERARRAAIAEAVRLEGDAEAAAIASTGAAEAEAMRKKADAFEAYGDAAVLQMLVEVLPQVVAKAAEPLAAVDKMTVISTDGAGRLPRAVADNVAQGMELLSSTTGVDLASLLRGVTGGAAEAGAGTGSASGRKAAAPNGQNGQNGQNGQSVNGTIEITD, encoded by the coding sequence ATGAGCCCTGTCCTGATGTCCGTCGTGGGCATCGTCGTCCTCGTCGTGCTGCTGGCCCTCGCGGTCGTCACCCGCTACAAGGTGGCGGGCCCCAGCGAGGCGTTCATCATCACCGGCCGACGAGGGAAGAAGACCACCGACCCGGAAACCGGTCGCGTCTTCACGGACAACAGCGGGCAGAAGGTCGTGGTCGGCGGCGGAGTCTTCGTCGTGCCGTTCGTGCAGCAGAAGTTCAGCCTCGACCTGTCCAGCCGGCACATCCCCGTCGCGGTCCGGGGCGCCGTCACCCTGCGCGGCGTGAAGGCCAACCTCGAAGGCGTCGCGATCGTCAAGGTCGGCGGCACCGAGGACTCCATCCGGGCCGCCGCCCAGCGCTTCCTGATGCAGCAGAACGGCATCGTCGGCTTCACCCAGGAAGTGCTGTCCGGAGCTCTCCGCTCCATCGTGGGCCGGATGTCCGTGGAGGACATCATCCGCGACCGGGCGGCGTTCGCCGGCCAGGTCGCCGAGGAGGCGGAGGCGAGCCTGTCCGGGCAGGGCCTGGTCCTCGACGCCTTCCAGATCCAGGACATCACCACCGAGGGCTCCTACCTGGAGGACCTCGGCCGGCCCGAGGCCGCCCGGGCCAAGCAGGAGGCCGACATCGCGGAGGCGGAGGCCCGGCGGGCCGCCGAGCAGGCCCGGCTGAAGGCGGAGGAGGAGATCGCCGTCGCGCAGCGGACCCTCTACCTGAAGCAGGCCGAGATCAAGGCGCAGACGGACGAGGCGGCCGCCCAGGCCAACGCGGCCGGACCGCTCGCCGAGGCGGCGCGGCAGCAGGACATCCTGACCGAGCAGGAGAAGGTCGCCACCCGGCAGGCCGCGCTGACCGACCGTCAGCTCGACACCGAGGTCCGCAAGCCGGCCGACGCCGCCCGCTACCAGGCCGAGCAGGAGGCCGAGGCGAAGCGGATCGGCCGGGTGAAGCAGGCCGAGGCCGAGCGGCTCGCCGCCATCGCGGCCGCCCAGGCGGAGGCCGAGCGGGCCCGGCTGACGGGTGAGGGCGAGAAGCAGCGCCGGCAGGCGCTCGCGGAGGCGGAGGCCATCGAGGGCGCCAAGCGCGGTGAGGCCGAGCGGGCCCGCCGGGCCGCGATCGCCGAGGCAGTCCGCCTGGAGGGTGACGCGGAGGCCGCCGCGATCGCCTCGACGGGTGCCGCCGAGGCGGAGGCGATGCGGAAGAAGGCCGACGCCTTCGAGGCGTACGGCGACGCGGCCGTGCTGCAGATGCTGGTCGAGGTGCTGCCGCAGGTGGTCGCCAAGGCCGCCGAACCGCTGGCCGCCGTCGACAAGATGACCGTCATCTCCACCGACGGCGCCGGCCGGCTGCCACGCGCGGTCGCCGACAACGTCGCCCAGGGCATGGAACTGCTCAGCTCCACCACGGGCGTCGACCTGGCGTCGCTGCTCCGGGGCGTGACGGGCGGGGCCGCCGAGGCCGGTGCCGGTACCGGTTCCGCCTCCGGCCGCAAGGCTGCGGCGCCCAACGGGCAGAACGGGCAGAACGGGCAGAACGGGCAGTCCGTGAACGGAACCATCGAGATCACCGACTAG
- a CDS encoding ATP-binding cassette domain-containing protein, with amino-acid sequence MTTTHDTAVAPAIAAQGLRKSYGGKVVLDGVDLTIPEGSVFALLGPNGAGKTTTVEILSTLIAPDGGRARIAGHDLVERPEGVRGAIGVTGQFAAVDGLLTAEENLLLMAALRHLPRPEGRRRTAELLDRLELTEAARKPVSTLSGGMRRKLDLAMTLVGKPRIIFLDEPTTGLDPRSRRTLWEIIRGLVDGEGVTIFLTTQYLEEADHLADRIAVLDRGRIVAEGTADELKRIVPGGHIRLRFADPAALDLAARRFGAAARDTEELTLRIPSDGGIPTLRAVLDVLDGAALQPESLTLHTPDLDDVFLTLTGTGAGAPNTTVEMAR; translated from the coding sequence ATGACCACCACACACGACACCGCCGTCGCGCCCGCGATCGCCGCCCAGGGGCTGCGCAAGTCCTACGGCGGCAAGGTCGTGCTCGACGGCGTCGACCTGACCATCCCCGAGGGCTCGGTCTTCGCCCTCCTCGGCCCCAACGGCGCCGGCAAGACCACGACCGTCGAGATCCTGTCCACCCTGATCGCGCCGGACGGCGGCCGGGCCCGGATCGCCGGGCACGACCTGGTCGAGCGGCCCGAAGGGGTGCGGGGCGCGATCGGCGTCACCGGGCAGTTCGCCGCCGTCGACGGACTCCTGACGGCCGAGGAGAACCTCCTCCTGATGGCGGCGCTGCGGCATCTCCCCCGCCCCGAGGGCCGGCGCCGGACCGCCGAACTCCTTGACCGTCTGGAGCTGACGGAGGCCGCCCGCAAGCCGGTGTCCACCCTCTCCGGCGGCATGCGGCGCAAGCTCGACCTGGCGATGACGCTGGTCGGGAAGCCGCGGATCATCTTCCTCGACGAGCCGACCACCGGCCTCGATCCGCGCAGCCGCCGCACCCTGTGGGAGATCATCCGCGGCCTCGTCGACGGCGAGGGCGTGACGATCTTCCTCACCACGCAGTACCTGGAGGAGGCGGACCACCTCGCCGACCGGATCGCCGTCCTCGACCGCGGCCGGATCGTCGCCGAGGGCACCGCCGACGAGCTGAAGCGGATCGTCCCCGGCGGACACATCCGGCTGCGGTTCGCCGACCCGGCCGCCCTCGACCTGGCCGCCCGCCGCTTCGGTGCCGCCGCGCGGGACACCGAGGAACTCACCCTGCGCATCCCCAGCGACGGCGGCATCCCGACGCTGCGGGCCGTGCTCGACGTCCTCGACGGGGCCGCCCTCCAGCCCGAGTCGCTGACCCTGCACACCCCCGACCTGGACGACGTCTTCCTGACCCTGACCGGCACCGGGGCCGGCGCCCCGAACACCACTGTGGAGATGGCCCGATGA
- a CDS encoding PucR family transcriptional regulator: MTERATGGEVEAYECYDAYLEGYAEVLAGICATGRRASREELAALRARGERAAEAGLGLRSLVRAHLGAARTVLAGLPRGEHDRLLAAVEQAVDAFAEGHERAQRLAMRQEEAARREFIDDLLYGRSDLGRLAQRAERFGLLLSHAHTVAVAQGPEPYADGYAVSRAVESSLLARFGSRRILLTTKDGRLICVAPGDQPDVLTFFAKQAYAATDGGRVAIGRPHSGAGGVVHSYEEALNALDIADRMGLDGPVLYAADLLVYPVLARDQQAMVDLVRTVLGPLRQARGGAGPLLETLTVYFDSGCVTTEAARRLSLSVRAVTYRLDRIHRLTGADPAEPTQRYTLQTAVIGARLFGWPDRDL, translated from the coding sequence ATGACGGAGCGGGCGACGGGTGGGGAAGTCGAGGCGTACGAGTGCTACGACGCCTATCTGGAGGGGTACGCGGAGGTCCTGGCCGGGATCTGCGCCACCGGGCGGCGGGCGAGCCGGGAGGAGCTGGCCGCGTTGCGGGCTCGTGGGGAGCGAGCGGCGGAGGCGGGGCTCGGGCTGCGTTCGCTCGTGCGGGCGCATCTCGGCGCGGCGCGCACGGTGTTGGCCGGGCTGCCGAGGGGCGAGCACGACCGGCTGCTCGCGGCGGTCGAGCAGGCGGTGGACGCGTTCGCGGAGGGCCACGAGCGGGCCCAGCGGCTGGCGATGCGTCAGGAGGAGGCGGCCCGGCGGGAGTTCATCGACGACCTGCTGTACGGGCGGAGCGATCTGGGCCGGCTCGCCCAGCGGGCCGAGCGGTTCGGGCTGCTCCTGTCGCACGCACACACGGTGGCCGTAGCACAGGGCCCGGAGCCGTACGCCGACGGCTACGCGGTGTCCCGGGCCGTCGAGTCCTCGCTGCTCGCCCGGTTCGGCTCCCGCCGGATCCTGCTCACCACCAAGGACGGGCGGCTGATCTGCGTCGCGCCCGGCGACCAGCCGGACGTCCTCACCTTCTTCGCCAAGCAGGCGTACGCGGCGACCGACGGCGGCCGGGTGGCGATCGGCCGCCCGCACTCCGGCGCGGGCGGCGTCGTCCACTCGTACGAGGAAGCCCTGAACGCCCTCGACATCGCCGACCGGATGGGACTGGACGGCCCGGTCCTGTACGCGGCGGACCTGCTGGTCTATCCCGTGCTCGCGCGCGACCAGCAGGCCATGGTCGATCTCGTGCGCACCGTGCTCGGGCCGCTGCGGCAGGCCCGTGGCGGGGCCGGGCCGCTCCTGGAGACGCTGACCGTGTACTTCGACTCGGGGTGCGTGACCACGGAGGCGGCGCGGCGGCTCTCGCTGAGCGTGCGGGCGGTGACGTACCGGCTCGACCGGATCCACCGGCTGACGGGAGCGGATCCGGCCGAGCCGACCCAGCGCTACACCCTGCAGACCGCCGTGATCGGGGCTCGGCTGTTCGGCTGGCCGGACCGGGACCTCTGA
- a CDS encoding pyridoxamine 5'-phosphate oxidase family protein yields the protein MTTEAPGSTSAPRTRAERRRDTEHRLAHDVDLWVASASPDGAPFLVPLSFDWDGRTLLLATLADGPTGRNLAAGGTARLALGHTRDVVMIDGDVETLAIDALPPERRERFETRTGFDPYALGARYRWYRVTPRRVQAWREADELRGRELMRDGRWID from the coding sequence ATGACGACCGAGGCGCCCGGCTCCACCTCAGCACCCCGCACCCGCGCCGAGCGGCGGCGCGACACCGAGCACCGGCTCGCGCACGACGTCGACCTCTGGGTGGCCAGCGCCTCGCCGGACGGCGCGCCCTTCCTCGTACCGCTGTCCTTCGACTGGGACGGCCGGACCCTGCTCCTCGCCACCCTCGCCGACGGTCCGACCGGCCGGAACCTGGCGGCCGGCGGGACCGCCCGGCTCGCGCTCGGCCACACCCGCGACGTCGTCATGATCGACGGCGACGTCGAGACCCTTGCCATCGACGCGCTGCCGCCGGAGCGGCGCGAGCGCTTCGAGACGCGCACCGGCTTCGACCCGTACGCGCTCGGCGCCCGCTACCGCTGGTACCGCGTCACCCCGCGCCGGGTGCAGGCCTGGCGCGAGGCGGACGAGTTGCGAGGGAGGGAGCTGATGCGCGACGGAAGGTGGATCGACTGA
- a CDS encoding ABC transporter permease, with protein MSTLGYAVSDSLTMLQRNLKHALRYPAMTVSVVLMPVMMLLLFNYAFGGAIGAGIEGAPTGGGKYIDYVAPGIILMTATAGAVATAVGVCVDMTEGIVNRFRTMSISRAAFLTGHVVGSVLQTLVAIALVVGVALAIGFRPHATLVEWLAAAGLLTLLTLALTWLSAGIGLVSRTPESASNTPLPLTFLPFLGSAIVPTDSMPTGLRWFAEYQPFTPAIETLRGLLMGTPIGGSGWIALAWCAGLSLVGYLWARSAFGRTAKR; from the coding sequence ATGAGCACCCTCGGCTATGCCGTCAGCGACTCGCTGACCATGCTGCAGCGCAACCTCAAACACGCCCTGCGCTATCCGGCGATGACCGTCTCCGTGGTCCTCATGCCGGTGATGATGCTGCTGCTCTTCAACTACGCGTTCGGCGGCGCCATCGGCGCGGGCATCGAGGGCGCGCCGACCGGCGGCGGGAAGTACATCGACTACGTCGCCCCCGGCATCATCCTGATGACGGCGACGGCCGGCGCGGTCGCCACGGCGGTCGGCGTGTGCGTCGACATGACGGAGGGCATCGTCAACCGCTTCCGTACGATGTCGATCTCGCGGGCCGCGTTCCTGACCGGGCATGTGGTCGGCAGCGTGCTGCAGACCCTGGTCGCCATCGCGCTCGTCGTCGGCGTCGCGCTGGCCATCGGCTTCCGGCCGCACGCGACGCTCGTCGAATGGCTCGCCGCGGCCGGCCTCCTGACCCTTCTCACGCTCGCGCTGACCTGGCTGTCGGCCGGCATCGGCCTGGTGTCCAGGACACCGGAGTCGGCGAGCAACACGCCGCTGCCGCTGACCTTCCTGCCCTTCCTCGGCAGCGCCATCGTGCCGACCGACTCCATGCCGACCGGCCTGCGCTGGTTCGCCGAGTACCAGCCCTTCACGCCGGCGATCGAGACCCTGCGCGGGCTGCTGATGGGCACCCCGATCGGCGGCAGCGGCTGGATCGCCCTCGCCTGGTGCGCCGGCCTGAGCCTGGTCGGCTATCTGTGGGCGCGCTCGGCCTTCGGCCGTACCGCCAAGCGCTGA
- a CDS encoding response regulator transcription factor codes for MNPRPPVPAGRPGDPGAPVRVFLLDDHEVVRRGVRDLLEAEPDIVVVGEAANAREALARVPAVRPDVAVLDVRLGNATGGDHEGVEVCRELRAELPDLACLMLTSFDDDEALFDAIMAGAAGYVLKQIGGSDLITAVRTVATGRSLLDPRMTSRVMARIREPEPDPAPAAPGDLDRLSPRELEILDLIGLGLTNRQIADRLFLAEKTVKNRVSAILGKLGVGRRVQAAVIAGRLRETQGRTGGA; via the coding sequence GTGAACCCCCGCCCCCCTGTTCCGGCCGGCCGCCCCGGCGATCCCGGCGCGCCCGTACGGGTCTTCCTGCTCGACGACCACGAGGTGGTCCGCCGGGGCGTGCGCGACCTCCTGGAGGCCGAGCCCGACATCGTCGTGGTCGGCGAGGCGGCCAACGCCCGCGAGGCCCTCGCCCGGGTCCCCGCCGTACGCCCCGACGTGGCCGTCCTCGACGTGCGCCTCGGCAACGCGACCGGCGGCGACCACGAGGGCGTGGAGGTGTGCCGCGAGCTGCGGGCCGAGCTGCCGGACCTGGCGTGCCTGATGCTGACCTCGTTCGACGACGACGAGGCCCTCTTCGACGCGATCATGGCGGGCGCCGCCGGCTACGTCCTCAAGCAGATCGGCGGCTCCGATCTGATCACCGCGGTCCGCACGGTCGCCACCGGCCGGTCCCTGCTCGACCCGCGCATGACCAGCCGCGTCATGGCCCGCATCCGCGAGCCCGAACCCGACCCGGCGCCCGCCGCGCCCGGTGACCTCGACCGCCTGTCGCCGCGCGAGCTGGAGATCCTCGATCTCATCGGCCTCGGCCTGACCAACCGCCAGATCGCCGACCGCCTCTTCCTCGCGGAGAAGACCGTGAAGAACCGCGTCTCCGCGATCCTCGGCAAGCTCGGCGTCGGCCGCCGCGTCCAGGCCGCGGTGATTGCCGGCCGGCTGCGGGAGACCCAGGGGCGCACCGGCGGGGCGTGA
- a CDS encoding pyridoxamine 5'-phosphate oxidase family protein, producing the protein MHDEAVRDRSAAKAGTTCAAPAAPRVPGRRRAVDLDGDEALRLLATVPLGRIVFTRRALPAIRPVNHLVDAGDVVLRTHEGAALTAYAREAGTEGVVVAYEADDIDLATRLGWSVVVTGYCRPVTDPADTARYKTLLRPWTDRRNDEVLRIRPDLVTGIRLVPADG; encoded by the coding sequence GTGCACGACGAAGCAGTCCGCGACCGCAGCGCTGCGAAGGCCGGGACGACCTGTGCCGCGCCGGCCGCGCCGAGGGTCCCCGGGCGGCGGCGCGCGGTCGACCTGGACGGCGACGAGGCGCTCCGCCTGCTCGCGACGGTGCCGCTCGGGCGGATCGTCTTCACCCGCCGCGCCCTGCCCGCCATCCGACCGGTCAACCACCTGGTGGACGCCGGCGACGTGGTGCTGCGCACCCACGAGGGCGCGGCCCTCACGGCGTACGCGCGCGAGGCGGGCACGGAGGGCGTCGTCGTGGCGTACGAGGCGGACGACATCGACCTCGCGACGCGGCTCGGCTGGAGCGTCGTCGTCACCGGCTACTGCCGCCCGGTCACCGACCCCGCCGACACCGCCCGCTACAAGACGCTCCTCCGCCCATGGACGGACCGCCGCAACGACGAGGTCCTGCGCATCCGTCCCGACCTGGTCACCGGCATCCGCCTGGTGCCCGCCGACGGCTGA